The Raphanus sativus cultivar WK10039 chromosome 2, ASM80110v3, whole genome shotgun sequence genome includes a region encoding these proteins:
- the LOC108839818 gene encoding trehalose-phosphate phosphatase B isoform X1 — translation MTNQTVIVSDRKPILGSKTITVSVSNSPLFSSLPTYFTFPPRKFLELLEAADKNNNNKNNLGAGKIASWVDSMRDSSPTRLRSSSHDSDSDNEDKASWVGRFPSALNMFDEIMNAAKGKQIVMFLDYDGTLSPIVEDPDKAYITHEMREVVKGVALNFPTAIVTGRSIDKVRAFVKLNEIYYAGSHGMDIEGPTNESSYGESNQGVLFQPAREFIPMIEKVVKILEEKTKCIPGAMVENNKFCLSVHFRRVDEKRWAALAEQVKSVLVDYPKLKLTQGRKVLEIRPTIKWDKGQALNFLLRSLGFESSENVVPVYIGDDRTDEDAFKVLREKGQGFGILVSKVPKETNASYSLQDPSQVNEFLKRLVEWKRNTAGEE, via the exons ATGACTAACCAGACTGTTATCGTCTCAGACAGGAAACCCATCTTGGGTTCGAAAACCATAACTGTCTCTGTCTCTAACTCTCCCCTGTTCTCTTCACTTCCCACTTACTTTACCTTCCCTCCTCGAAAGTTCTTGGAACTTCTTGAAGCAGCTgacaaaaacaacaacaacaagaacaatcTTGGTGCTGGAAAGATTGCATCGTGGGTTGATTC CATGCGTGATTCTTCTCCTACACGTCTCAGATCCTCTTCTCATGACTCTGACTCAGACAACGAGGACAAAGCATCTTGGGTC ggtAGATTTCCATCAGCTTTGAATATGTTTGATGAGATTATGAATGCTGCAAAAGGGAAACAAATTGTGATGTTCCTTGATTACGATGGGACGCTTTCTCCTATAGTTGAAGATCCCGACAAAGCGTACATAACACATGAG ATGCGAGAGGTTGTAAAGGGTGTGGCTCTAAACTTCCCTACTGCTATAGTCACTGGAAGATCCATTGATAAG GTGCGTGCTTTTGTCAAACTCAACGAGATTTACTACGCTGGAAGCCATGGCATGGACATTGAAGGACCGACCAACGAAAGTAGTTACGGCGAG AGTAATCAAGGAGTGCTGTTTCAACCTGCTCGTGAGTTTATACCGATGATCGAGAAG GTGGTTAAGATTTTAGAAGAAAAGACAAAATGTATCCCTGGGGCTATGGTGGAGAACAACAAGTTTTGTCTGTCCGTACATTTTCGACGTGTCGATGAGAAA AGATGGGCCGCATTAGCCGAACAAGTAAAATCAGTTCTAGTTGATTATCCAAAGCTGAAACTAACCCAAGGTAGAAAG GTGCTTGAAATCCGCCCCACGATCAAATGGGACAAGGGTCAGGCCCTCAATTTTTTGTTAAGATCACTAG gatTTGAAAGTTCGGAAAATGTTGTTCCGGTCTATATTGGAGATGACCGTACGGACGAAGATGCTTTTAAG GTTTTACGTGAAAAAGGACAAGGTTTTGGGATTCTTGTCTCAAAAGTTCCAAAGGAAACCAATGCCTCTTATTCTCTTCAAGACCCTTCTCAG GTAAATGAGTTTCTGAAGCGTCTGGTAGAGTGGAAGAGGAATACAGCTGGGGAAGAGTGA
- the LOC108839818 gene encoding trehalose-phosphate phosphatase B isoform X2: protein MTNQTVIVSDRKPILGSKTITVSVSNSPLFSSLPTYFTFPPRKFLELLEAADKNNNNKNNLGAGKIASWVDSMRDSSPTRLRSSSHDSDSDNEDKASWVGRFPSALNMFDEIMNAAKGKQIVMFLDYDGTLSPIVEDPDKAYITHEMREVVKGVALNFPTAIVTGRSIDKVRAFVKLNEIYYAGSHGMDIEGPTNESSYGESNQGVLFQPAREFIPMIEKVVKILEEKTKCIPGAMVENNKFCLSVHFRRVDEKRWAALAEQVKSVLVDYPKLKLTQGRKDLKVRKMLFRSILEMTVRTKMLLRFYVKKDKVLGFLSQKFQRKPMPLILFKTLLR from the exons ATGACTAACCAGACTGTTATCGTCTCAGACAGGAAACCCATCTTGGGTTCGAAAACCATAACTGTCTCTGTCTCTAACTCTCCCCTGTTCTCTTCACTTCCCACTTACTTTACCTTCCCTCCTCGAAAGTTCTTGGAACTTCTTGAAGCAGCTgacaaaaacaacaacaacaagaacaatcTTGGTGCTGGAAAGATTGCATCGTGGGTTGATTC CATGCGTGATTCTTCTCCTACACGTCTCAGATCCTCTTCTCATGACTCTGACTCAGACAACGAGGACAAAGCATCTTGGGTC ggtAGATTTCCATCAGCTTTGAATATGTTTGATGAGATTATGAATGCTGCAAAAGGGAAACAAATTGTGATGTTCCTTGATTACGATGGGACGCTTTCTCCTATAGTTGAAGATCCCGACAAAGCGTACATAACACATGAG ATGCGAGAGGTTGTAAAGGGTGTGGCTCTAAACTTCCCTACTGCTATAGTCACTGGAAGATCCATTGATAAG GTGCGTGCTTTTGTCAAACTCAACGAGATTTACTACGCTGGAAGCCATGGCATGGACATTGAAGGACCGACCAACGAAAGTAGTTACGGCGAG AGTAATCAAGGAGTGCTGTTTCAACCTGCTCGTGAGTTTATACCGATGATCGAGAAG GTGGTTAAGATTTTAGAAGAAAAGACAAAATGTATCCCTGGGGCTATGGTGGAGAACAACAAGTTTTGTCTGTCCGTACATTTTCGACGTGTCGATGAGAAA AGATGGGCCGCATTAGCCGAACAAGTAAAATCAGTTCTAGTTGATTATCCAAAGCTGAAACTAACCCAAGGTAGAAAG gatTTGAAAGTTCGGAAAATGTTGTTCCGGTCTATATTGGAGATGACCGTACGGACGAAGATGCTTTTAAG GTTTTACGTGAAAAAGGACAAGGTTTTGGGATTCTTGTCTCAAAAGTTCCAAAGGAAACCAATGCCTCTTATTCTCTTCAAGACCCTTCTCAG GTAA